Sequence from the Spirochaetaceae bacterium genome:
GTAGATTTAGCCGGCGACATACGGCAGATGGTAAGCGAGATGCCCGATGATTTAAGAGAGTATTTAACGGAAACATTAGTAACAAAAAATTAAAAACTTTTATCTTCCAGTTATTAATTGTTAATTTTCTATCACCTATTTATAAAGCGTACGCCGGGAAAGCCCTGCCGTTGGTAAAGGCTAATTAACGGCTCGGGTAAATCGTTTGGGCCATTAGCAATAAAAAATAACACTTGTCCCAGCCCGGCCGACATATATAAGCTGCTTTGGAAGCCGCCTAACTTAATATGCGGGTAAGCCCAAATAAATACCTCCATCGGCATACGGGCCGGCAGTATCTCTACCACCCCTAACGAACGGTAGTGGGCTATTTGCGCGGCTGTAGGGGCGGCATTGGGGTGCGGTTTTAAAAAGATAGCGTAATCTGCGTAGTCGCGTAATATTTGGGCTAAAATGGTATTAAAGTTAGCCGGGATAGGGTCGCTCATAGTTACCACTAAAGGCGGGCGGTTGGCGCTGTTTTGGCCAAGCAAGTTGTCAAAGTAGGTGCGGTCAAAGTTTACCAGCTGTAAAAAAGATTCGGTTTGAGCCCTGTTAAGCAAGCTAAATAAAAATTGCGGCGTAACCTCGCGGGCATTAATAAGCATACGGGCAAGGCCCATACGGTAATCGGCCGAGAGCAGTAAATCGGGGTGGCTTAGCCATAATTCGGCAAAAGGGTAGGTAGCAAGGGCAAACATTTGGTTAGCAAGGTCGGCCCAATTATTGTTGGTGCGCGGCAGGTGGGCGGCGCTGCCGGTAACGCCGGCCCGGTAAAATAAATTAAAATAAAAAAGCATAGCGTTATTAAAAACCTCGAAGCCGGCGCCGGTGCGGTTAAAAAGGTTGCGGTAAAAGTTGTAAGTGCCCGTGCCATCGGAGAGGATGCGCACAAAGTAGTTGCCGTCTTTTACCCCATTAGCTATAAGCAGCTCGATGAAGATACGCCCGGCTTGCATATCATCGGTGTATAAAGTAAAGCTGGCGTTAGGGTTTTGCTGGATTATCCGGGCCACTTCGCGGCCCATCAGGGCTACATCGGCGGTGGCGCCGGGCGTGCCTACTAAGGTAAGGTGGCTGGGCTGGGCCTCGTTATTTAAAGTGCCGACCCTAAAGTACCACAAAAAAGATGGGGTGTTGTGCAGCTGGGCGTGCAAAGCTACGTAAAGGGTGGGTAAAGTGCCCCAGGGTATGTAAATAACATAATCGGTGGCCGGTAAAACGGCGGCACGGTTGGCCGGCAAATTAATATGCTGCGCCCACAAGTTGGTAGTTAGCAGCAGGCAACTTAGCAAAAGTTTATATTTCATATTTAATATGATACGCTGCGGCTAGTTAATAGTCAACTACTTATAAGGCGTTTTACGGCCGGCAGCTTGTTATAAATAGTTAGCTATATTTACCGTAAAAAAGCATTATAAGTAGTTGACTAATTTTTGGCCATATGTTAGTGTTACCTCATTACAAATTGCACATTTTTTAGAGGAGAAATGTAAATGAAAAAAATAGCTTTATTAGCTATGGTTGCTATGTTAGCCGTAAATGCTTACGCTGTAGAAATTGGTTTTGGCGCTAAATTAGGCGCCGGTATTGCCATGAACCATGACACTACCGACGTGGATAGTGCTGGCCTTTTCCAAAACCGTGAATTAGCCATACCAATGGGCGGCGAAATTTTTGTAAACTTAGGTTTTAGCGAACTTATTGCCTTACAACTTGGTGTAGCTTTAAGTTACAGCATTGGTATTGGCGATTTAAACGCTCGTACTCAACCAGATGGCGGTGATTGGACCGATTGGGCAAGCACCGATCGCGGCGATTTCAGCACCGGCGCTTTTACCGTTGGTTTAGATATTTTGGCCCGCATTAGCCTGCCTATCGATTTTCCACTTTATGTAGCTATTGGCCCTAACGTAAGTTATACTCGTTTTAGCGCATCGTATGATGGCGATTCTCTAGGCGGTTTCCACTACTTAGACATTACCGGTGTATTAGAAGTTGGTACCGAGCTTCCTTTAGGCCCAGGTAACTTATTAATTGGTTTACGCAGCCGTATTGGCGGTGGTTTTGCTATCGGTGAATTTGATGATGATGGTAACAGTGTTGATAACTGGGACGATGGCGTATCGTACCGCCGTTTTATCGGTGAATTTGCTGCCCTACGTGTAGGTTATAGCATTAACTTTTAATAATATCTCCATTAAAAAAGATATTAACATAGCAGTAAATAACCCCCTTGCGCTAACAAGGGGGTTATTTTATTTTATGACCACAAAAGGCACAAAATAAAAAACTTAATTTTTTGTGGTTAATTTTTTCTTACTTATTTTTTTAATTAAACTGACGTGTTAATTTTAGTGCCTTGACAATAAACCAAAACAATATTATGATAACATTTAAGAAGCCGCAAGGCTTTGGTAAACAGGGCGCGCTAACTTATAGGGAAAAATTCTTATAGGGAGGTGTAAAAAATGTGGGTAAGTGAAAAAACACTACTACGAGCATTACTATTTGCACTGTTTATGCTCGTAATAGCACTACAAAGGTTACATTAAAAACGTAACTTTACATTTCTGAGGCTGGTTTTGCTAGCCTCAGTTTTTTATAGTTAGATAATATCCTATTTTTTAACTAAAGTCAAGGTAAATTAACCGCCGGTTAATAAAAAGTAACCAACTTTTAACAAACCAAAGATAGACAAAGCCGGGCAAAGCTAGTATTATTAAGCCAAGTAGCCGAAAATTTAAAAAAGTACTCTTTGGGATAAGTTAAAATGCTAAAATTAATGGTTTTGTTTATCTTTACTACAGCTGCCTTGCTGCCGGCTCAAAATAGCCTTAACAGCGAGCTGGCTTTGCTGCATGTGCGTACGGCTTTGGCGGCTTACCATAATAACTCGGTAAACGAGGCCGCTGCTATTATCCAGCAAGCCGGCCCCTTTGCCCGTGCCTATGCCGGTTACTTTGTGGTAAGCGGCCTTATTGCTCAACGGCAAGGCCTTTACGGCGAGGCGATAGAGCGCTTTGAAGAGGCTTTAATTACCGGCAATAGCGATAATCTGTTTACCCGCAATCAAGTTATCGCTTGGCTATTACCGCTTTATTACCGGGCCGGCCGTTACCAAGAGGCGGTTAGCCTATATCAGGTTAATTCGTTGGTAAATGACGATTCTAATGCCCTCTTTTACCTGCTTAGTTTACAGCGGCTGGGCAGCAGCCGGCTATTTGAGGAAGCCGATAGTTTAATTTCGCTTTATCCAACTAACTTTAGTCTTTACTTTGCTTTATTAAACGAAGCCGGCTTTAGCGGCCGTTATTTAGCTAACTTAAGATTTTTAGCCTTAAACCAACCGCAGGTAGTAAGCGATGAAGTAACCCGCTCTTTAATGGTGGCGGCGTTAAGAGGGGTGCAAAACGAAGATTTACGGCGCGAGCTGATAAGCTTGAGCCAAAATTGGCTGCGCACCGATATTAACTTTCGTAACCTTAGCCTGTTAGAGGGCGGCCTAGTTCCTTTATTAGCCGATGATGAAGAAGCCACCAGTTTGTTTATAGAGATAGATTTACTGCCGGAGCCCCCTAGTTTTACCGAAGGCAGCGAGGTTTTTATTTTAGGGCGCGACCGTACCCTAGATGGCTTTGCCGATGAACTTGGCCGGCTAACCTTAAACGAGGCCGTTTGGCATTCTTATCTTAACCAAAGCGGCCGTCCTCATTACAGCGTTAATATTGTAAATGGTTTAATTACCAGCATTAACGAAAAACGCGGCCACAACGAAATTTTATGGGAGTTTATCAGCTACCCTTATGTTAGCCGGGTTACCGTTAGCTTTCCGCAGCTTAATCAAGTAGGGGCGCGGCGGTTAGTTTATACCATTGTGCCGGGCAGCATCACTTTTGCGCCGCCGGCTAACCATAGCCTAAGGGCCGATTGGGCTGCTGTGCCTGTTTTTAACGCTACAACGGCCCTGCCGGAGCAATGGCAGCTGCTGGCCAATAGCAGCCAGCTAGATGAATATTACGGCAGTTTTCACTTTAGAAGCATGCGGCTGTTAAACGGCGAAGTAGTTACCATCTTGGAAGATTCCAGCGGGCGCGGCCGTTTTGATTATTTGCTGATGGTGCAAGATTGGCAAGTGCAATATGCTCGGCGCGATGTAAACGGCACCGGCAACTTTAACTTATTTGAATATTACCGCGATGGC
This genomic interval carries:
- a CDS encoding tetratricopeptide repeat protein, which codes for MLKLMVLFIFTTAALLPAQNSLNSELALLHVRTALAAYHNNSVNEAAAIIQQAGPFARAYAGYFVVSGLIAQRQGLYGEAIERFEEALITGNSDNLFTRNQVIAWLLPLYYRAGRYQEAVSLYQVNSLVNDDSNALFYLLSLQRLGSSRLFEEADSLISLYPTNFSLYFALLNEAGFSGRYLANLRFLALNQPQVVSDEVTRSLMVAALRGVQNEDLRRELISLSQNWLRTDINFRNLSLLEGGLVPLLADDEEATSLFIEIDLLPEPPSFTEGSEVFILGRDRTLDGFADELGRLTLNEAVWHSYLNQSGRPHYSVNIVNGLITSINEKRGHNEILWEFISYPYVSRVTVSFPQLNQVGARRLVYTIVPGSITFAPPANHSLRADWAAVPVFNATTALPEQWQLLANSSQLDEYYGSFHFRSMRLLNGEVVTILEDSSGRGRFDYLLMVQDWQVQYARRDVNGTGNFNLFEYYRDGVWVGLAYFGDDREIAVYFEDWQTIPIKLWDFDRDGYIDAYYFEGPLGREFNLSANLLRPVTAAEILAWHRLGSLIP